The genomic segment CGGATCAGCCCCTATAGATCGCCATGCCTCTATGATCGCCCTTGCCCATCTCCTGTTATATCCCCTGATGTCCTCAGGCAGATCATTGAAGTTAAAGGGCAATATGATCATGGCGTTATGCCTCGATCTCTCGAATTCCGTCTGATGTAGGGCGAGATACTGATGACAGCCGATCTCCTCCACCGTTTTCATGACGAGCTTCGAGAACGATGATTCCAGATCCCTGTTGGGCTCGACGAACTCTTTATCGTTTATCTGCTCATATACGATCCCTATGAAATTAGGCCGACGTTCATCCAGGCTCCATCTGCCGACCCTGCTGCATCTGTCTCCGTCTTCACATATACCGAAGGCGATCTTCAGGAACTCCTCGTTCGAGTATGAGCTTCCATCCCACCAATCGACGGGAGCCCGAGATCGCCCATCCGGGTTGCCGTCGGGGATGAAAGTGAGGATCATCTTTCCAAGCAGGGTCTCCCTGTCGAGGTCGGTCCTCCTGCCATCCAGGTCGACCCCTTCGATGATCTGTGAGAGGAAGTTCATCATGCCGGCGGTGGTCGCCGGTTCATGGGCATGCGGCTGTGAGAAGAGATGCCTCAGCTTGGACGAATCATCCTCTCTCCTATCGGTGACAGTTATGGCATACGTTCTCATGCCCGTGTAGGTTCTCACATATGTGAGCGAGACGATATCGGGGAATTTTCTAGCCCATTCTAAGATCTTGGGTTTTGTCTGGTATGGTTTAGCGATCCACATGACGATAGTTCCTCCAAGGTTAGTCTCCCCGCCGTATGGCGGATCGCGGAGGAGTATACAACATTTAGAAACCTCGCTCAAGCGATGTTCCAGGATCGCTCTTTTGGGATATGCTGTTGCAATTGAATCTCAGATTATGCTAAAATAGTATCGAACCTCACAGGGATATACGCAGAAGGGGGTGTGTTAAGATAACAGTTGCGATTTACTATCTCATCTTTCTCCTCGCCGGCGTCATCGCAGGTTATTTCGTCCATCAGTTCATCTCCAAGAGGCGTATGGATGACGCTCATAGGCGAGCGCGTCAGATAATAGATGAGGCGCTGAGGAGCGCTGAAACCATAAAAAAGGAGATCGCCGTTCAGGCCAAGGAGGAAGCCTACAGGAGACAAATGGAGTTGGAGCAGGAGATGAAGGCTCAACGGGCCGAGATCCAGAGAATGGAGCAGAGGCTAACAGCTAGAGAGGAGAAACTTGACCTAAGATGGGGCGAGCTCGAAAGAAAGGAAAAGAGACTGATAAAACAGGCGAGAAGACTCGGAGCTAAAAACAGGGAGTTAAGACAGAGGGAAAATGAGATCCGAACTTTGGAGGAACAACACCGCAGGATCCTGTCGGAGATATCCGGCTTATCTCCCGAGGAGGCCAAGAGGATCTTAATGGAGAGTATGATCGAGGATGCGCGCAGAGACGCCATGGAGACGATCAGGCAGATAGAGGAGGAGGCCCGTCAGAACGCCGAGAAAAGGGCGAAGGAGATCCTGTGTTACGCCATGGAGCGATATGCCGCCGATCACGTCGCCGAGACCGCTATAACGGTCGTCCCTCTGCCGAACGACGACCTGAAGGGCAGGATTATAGGCCGCCAGGGGAGAAACATACAGGCGTTGGAGGCCGCGACGGGCGTCGAGTTCATAGTCGATGATACGCCCGACGCCATCCTCATCTCCGGGTTTGATCCCATAAGGCGTGAGATAGCCAGGATCGCCCTCGAAAGGCTCATAGCTGATGGAAGGATCCATCCCAGCCGGATAGAGCAGGCGGTCGCCAGGGCGAGGGTGGATGTTGAGAACATCATCAGGGAGGAGGGCGAACGCGCCGTGATGGAACTCGGAATCCATGGGTTGCATCCGGAGCTGATAAGGCTGATCGGCAGACTGAAATACAGGACCAGCTATGGACAGAACGTGCTCCAGCACTCCAAGGAAGTGGCCTTCCTGGCGGGGGTGATCGCCTCTGAGCTGGGGGAGAACGACAAACTCGCCCGACGCGCCGGTCTGATCCACGACATAGGCAAGGCGGTTGATAGGGAGATAGAGGGAACCCACGCGCAGATCAGCGCCTCACTGGCTCAGAGATACGGCGAGCCTCCGGCGGTCGTCCACGCGGTCGAGGCACATCACGACGAGGTACCCCCACAGAGCCTGCTGGCGGTTATAATCCAGGTGGCCGATAAGCTCTCAGCCGCTAGACCTGGAGCCAGGAGGGATTCTCTCGAGGCCTACATCAAAAGGCTCGAGAAGCTCGAAAGGATAGCCGAGTCCTTCTACGGCGTTGAAAAATCCTACGCGATCCAAGCCGGAAGGGAGATAAGGGTGATCGTGCAGGAAGATAAGATAGACGACGCCGGAATACATGATCTGGCTAAACAGATCGCCCAGAAGGTCAAATCCGAACTCGAATTTCCCGGTCAGGTGCAGGTGACGGTCATCAGGGAGACGAGAGCCGTGGAGTACGCCAGATGAGATTGCTTTTCATAGGCGATATCGTCGGTAGGCCCGGAAGGAGAGCGCTGAGGGAGATCCTACCGGAGATAAAATCGGGATATGACCTCGTGATCGCAAACGGTGAGAACGCCGCCGGTGGTTTCGGCATAACCCCTCCGCTGGCCGAGGAGATCTTCTCCTACGGAGTTCACGCCATAACCACGGGAAATCACATCTGGAGCAAAAAGGAGATCTACAATTACATCGAGAAGGAGCCTCGCCTGCTCAGACCGGCGAATTATCCGGAGGGAACCCCGGGCAGGGGATGGGGGATATTCCAAACCGAATCGGGGATCAGGGTCTGTCTGATAAACCTCCTCGGCAGGATCTTCATGGAGCCGACCGAAAATCCGTTCAGGATGATGGATTCTCTGCTGGAAAACCTGGAAGACGGGGTGAAGACGGTGATCTTGGATTTCCATGCCGAGGCCACATCGGAGAAGATCGCTATGGGGTGGTATCTGGACGGAAGGGTCACGGCGGTCATCGGAACCCACACCCACGTCCAGACGGCGGATGAAGCCATACTCCCCGGCGGAACGGCCTACATAACGGATGTGGGCATGACCGGGCCACACGATTCCGTTATCGGCGTGAAGAAGGATGCCGTCCTTAGGAGATTCACCACCATGATGCCGGTCAAATTCGACGTGGCAAAGGGCGATGTCAGGCTCTCAGCGGTGGAGATCGACGTCGATGAGAATACCGGCAAGGCGATCCGTATCTCCCGAATGCAGATCCCGCTGAAGTGACCTCCATAGGGGGGAGAGGGTGATCGGACGAACGGTCTACACCGTCTCAGAGGTTACGAGGGCTATCAAGGAGATCATCTCCGCCATCGGCGAGGTTTGGA from the Candidatus Poribacteria bacterium genome contains:
- the rny gene encoding ribonuclease Y, whose amino-acid sequence is MRRRGCVKITVAIYYLIFLLAGVIAGYFVHQFISKRRMDDAHRRARQIIDEALRSAETIKKEIAVQAKEEAYRRQMELEQEMKAQRAEIQRMEQRLTAREEKLDLRWGELERKEKRLIKQARRLGAKNRELRQRENEIRTLEEQHRRILSEISGLSPEEAKRILMESMIEDARRDAMETIRQIEEEARQNAEKRAKEILCYAMERYAADHVAETAITVVPLPNDDLKGRIIGRQGRNIQALEAATGVEFIVDDTPDAILISGFDPIRREIARIALERLIADGRIHPSRIEQAVARARVDVENIIREEGERAVMELGIHGLHPELIRLIGRLKYRTSYGQNVLQHSKEVAFLAGVIASELGENDKLARRAGLIHDIGKAVDREIEGTHAQISASLAQRYGEPPAVVHAVEAHHDEVPPQSLLAVIIQVADKLSAARPGARRDSLEAYIKRLEKLERIAESFYGVEKSYAIQAGREIRVIVQEDKIDDAGIHDLAKQIAQKVKSELEFPGQVQVTVIRETRAVEYAR
- a CDS encoding TIGR00282 family metallophosphoesterase, which produces MRLLFIGDIVGRPGRRALREILPEIKSGYDLVIANGENAAGGFGITPPLAEEIFSYGVHAITTGNHIWSKKEIYNYIEKEPRLLRPANYPEGTPGRGWGIFQTESGIRVCLINLLGRIFMEPTENPFRMMDSLLENLEDGVKTVILDFHAEATSEKIAMGWYLDGRVTAVIGTHTHVQTADEAILPGGTAYITDVGMTGPHDSVIGVKKDAVLRRFTTMMPVKFDVAKGDVRLSAVEIDVDENTGKAIRISRMQIPLK